From Bradyrhizobium sp. 4:
GGCGTTGAAGACGACCTCGGCGGTCATCAGCTTCATCATGCTCGAGGGCGCACGCAGTTCGTCGGCGTTCTTCTCGAACAGCACGCTGCCGCTGGACGCCTCGATCAGGATCGCGGTCGGGGCGTCGCCGTCGAAGCCGGCATCATCTGTTTTCTTGGCGCCCTGAACGCTCTGGTTGGCGGCGTAGAGCGCCCCGCCCCAGCCGATGGCCGCCACCACAGCCGTCGCGATCAGCCCGCGCGCCAGCGCTCCGGCGATGAACCGGGTGCGCCCCAACGAGGAAAGATGAAATTCCATGGCCAAGCCCTGAGAGCGGCGTTCTAACAGTTGGAGCGGGTGCGAACAACACGGGGTGGCCGCTTGTCCCGAGATTGCACGATTCTCGTCCCGCCCCTATCGTGGCACCTCAGATTTTCTGACCAAACCCCTGAAACAAGGCGGAAAAGCGATGTCATCCACCCGCGTAATCAAGGCCAATGGCATCGACCTGTTCATCCGCGAAGCCGGTCAGGGGCCGCTGGTGGTGCTATGCCACGGCTGGCCGGAACTCTCCTACTCCTGGCGCCACCAGATCCCGGCGCTGGCGCAGGCCGGGTTTCGCGTCGTCGCCCCCGACATGCGCGGCTATGGCCAAAGCTCAGCGCCGCCCGAGGCGACGGCCTATTCGATCTTCGACACGGTCGGCGACGTCGTCGGCCTCGTGCAGGCACTTGGCGAGACCAAGGCGATGGTGGTCGGCCACGATTGGGGTGCTCCGGTGGCCTGGCACGCGGCGCTGTTCCGGCCCGACATCTTCACGGCTGTCGCTGGCCTGAGCGTGCCGCCGCCCTTCCGCGGCCGCGGCAAGCCGCTCGACCTCCTGCGCCAGGGCGGCATCAGCAATTTCTATTGGCAGTATTTCCAGGCGCCCGGCGTTGCCGAGGCCGAGTTCGAGCACGACGTCGCGCGCACCATGCGCATCGTGCTCGGCGGGCGGGGCCTTGCCGATCCCTCCGCGGCAATGTTCGTGCAGGAGGGCAAGGGCTTCCTCGGCCACGGCAACCCGGAGGAGCCTCTGCCGGCCTGGCTCAGCGAGACTGACCTTGCCTATTTCACTGAAGCCTTCCGCAAATCCGGTTTTCGTGGCGGGCTGAACTGGTATCGCAACCTCGACCGCAATTGGGAGCTGACGGCGCCCTGGCAGGATGCGCAGATCCACCAGCCCTCGCTCTTCATTGCCGGCTCGAAAGACGCCGTCATCACCGGCCTGATCGGAGCCAAGCGCGTCAACGAGCTCAAGCGCGTGCTGCCCAATCTGGAGCGAAAGCTGATCATCGAGGGCGCCGGCCATTGGGTCCAGCAGGAGCGGCCCGACGAGGTGAATGCGGCGCTGGTGAGGTTCTTGAAGGAAAGCGCGGCTCAGTAGAGGCCGCGGCCGCTCAGGATGCCGCGGGCCTCAGCAGCCCCGTCCGAGGCGTAGGCGCCGGACGGCGCGCTCTCGGTCGCATAGCGTCCGTCCCCATCATAGGACACGGCGCGGGCGTTCTGGAGCGCCCGGCCCCGGTTACGGCTCGAGGCCGACATTTCCGAGGTCGCACTGAGTGAAGCCATGTCGGGGGAGGTGTTGCCAAGATTGTAGGGCCGTCCCTCCGGCGTCGGAACGTCGCCGCGCATGGCGCCGCGGTTCGACGACGGCAACTCCGGCACGAACGGCCTCGCCGAGGCGACACGGACCATCGAGGGCGACGGCGCCGGGGTCCCGGTGCGCAAGGTCGCCATCAGCTGGCGGTCGTCGGAGCCTTCCAGCGGCGCCCGCCCGACATATTCGACACGGACCTTGGCGATGCCATTGCCTTTGAATTCAAGCAGTTCGGCGGCCTTGTTCGAGACGTCGATGAGCCGGTTGCCGTGGTAGGGCCCGCGGTCATTGACGCGGACGATCAGCGACTTGCCGTTCGAGACGTTGGTCACTCGCGCATAGGACGGCATCGGCAGGGTCGGATGCGCCGCGGTCAGCGAGCCCATGTCGAACACTTCGCCATTGGCAGTCAGGCGGCCGTGGAAATCGTCGCCGTACCAGGAGGCCATGCCCTCGGCGCGGTAGTTGACGTCCTCTTCGGGCACATAGGTCCGGCCACCCACCACATAGGGCTTGCCGACGCGGTAGGCGCCGCCGCCCTTCGGGACCGGATCGCCCAAAGCCACCACCCGGGGGCTCGAGGACACGCCGTATTTCGGATCGACGCGGCTGGCGAATTTGTTGGAGGAGGCGCAATTGGCGAGCGCAAGGCAGGTCGCGGCCGCCGCAGCAGCGCGCGCGACCCGCAAAACCGAATCTGACTGACGGATCCCCATTCGCCCCAAATACCATTTCGCCGGAGGCGTACCTAACCCGCTTTGGCTACGGGGCAGCGCTATCCGGTCCTTTGCTCCGAGGCGGCCCACCACCGCGTCGGAAGTGGTAACGATAACGCAACCCGAACACGGCGGAAATGGGGAGCCCACAGCGTTCACGCCGGGATGGTAAACGGGGCGTATGCGTTCGCCCCGTTGAACTACGGGGCGCGGGCGCCCTGCTCTGTGCCGTGGCCGGACATTCTGTTGCGCCAAATCCTCACTCCACCCCCATTGTCGCGCCGCTCACTGGAATTCTTTTGACTGTGCAAGGCCGCCCGCGTTTTCTCGCGTGCAGGGCGGAATGGAATAAGACGATGATCGAGACGGTTTCGGCACTGATGGGTTTGGTAAGCGCGGGGATCTTCCTGGCCCATGCGTTTGAAGGTTACCGCACGAGGGCCTGAGGCACTCGCGCGGGCGGCAAGCATCACCCTTTCAAGACGGCGCGTTCGGACATTTTTAAGCGATCCGATCGAGCATCGAAGACGAGAGCGGCAGGTGTCCCATGCGCAACCATGACCTCGTATCCGATGGCTTCCTGGCATTGACCGCCGGTGGTTTGGTCCTGCTGTGCTCCAGCCTCGTGGCCTTGGCCTTCGCCTGAGCACCCGGCACTTCCCGAAAAATACGCTTACCGCAGTCCAAGCAGCGAACGCCGATACAGGCTGTCACGGGCTTCGCTCAGGCAGACGAAGCTGCCGTCAAATCCCTGGGCGTACCGCTTCTGGCCTTTGCCGTAGTAGACGCCTTTGCTGAAATCGAGCCAGACGACCCGGTCGTGCGGGCAATGACGCTGCGCCTGCGCCTCGTAGCGAAATGGCGTCAGCGGCGTGGCCGATACCTCAGCGCCGCTGCAGCCGACCAGGATCGCAGCAGCGAGCGTGATCGCGCCGGGCGATGTGCCGAAGCTGCTCCAAAATACTCCTCCGCAAGACACCACCCGCCTCCCGATCCCAGCCGTCGAGGGCCGGCTTGCTTTCACTTGTCCGCTTCGAGTTGCTGCAAGGCCTGGTGCATGCATTCCTGAAGCTTGGCTGCCACCTGGTCGCGCGCGACGCCCTTGGCGGCAAGATCGCCTGACACCTTGTCGAGGATCTCGTCCATCGTCTGCCTCTCCAGATGGTCCGTCACCAACGCCGTCGCGTAGCCGGCTGCGACATCGCCGCTGAGGCCGAGCTGGGTTGCGGCCCAGAGCCCGAGCAGCTTGTTGGACCGGGCCGTGGCCTTGAACATGAGCTCCTCGTCGTGGACGAATTTGGCCTCGAAGCCCTGCTCGCGCTTGTCGAACGTGGTCATGGTCAGCTCCATTGTCGTTTTCGCTGATCGGGATCGGACTGGCTGGAAGCGAACGTCTCCGTGGTTCACGTCAGGGTCATCTGAAGCTTCCGGCGGAAGCCAAGCGCCGTCAAGCCCGCTCGGCTGCGCCCACCGGGCGTCTGCAGGGCACCGACCAGCTCTACGCCAGCCAGCTCAGCTAGGGAGGGATGTTTACCATTCGTTAAGCAGACTCAGCGCCGCATGGCCCGGGGACATCGAGAGCTGACGCATGAACAAAGAACTGCGGGAGTTTCGACGGCTTGAACGGGTCTGCCTGGAGCAGGCAGCCCTCTCCACCATGGACCTCGCGCGAGGCGGGTTGCTCAAGGTCGCTGATGATTGTCGCGTCGCAGCCGAAGCGATCGAGGCACAATCGCCTCGCAGACCTTTCGCAAGTGCCGTTCAGGCGCTGAAGCAGGCGTTGAGCGTGACGCGCGTCCCGCACCGGCACTGAGGCCAGCGCTCTCGGGCAAGGACATCTTTGACGGGGCGACCGCGTGCGGTCAGCCCTTCGCCTCCGTCTGTTCACGTGCCAACCGTTCGGCCCTCAGCCGCTCCTTGTTGGCATAGAACGCCTTCTGCGCGGCTTCGTGTTCGCGCATGGCTTTTTCGGCTTCGATACGGCGTGTCGCATCGCGCGCCTGCCGCTGCTCGGGGGTCAAGGGCTTGCGCCGGTAGGAAATGTCTTCCGTCATGGCCAGATAACGCGGGGGTGAGGAAAGAGTTCCTCATGGTCACGCTGAGCGGCACTGCGGGCCGACTGCATAATGTGCGAAAACAACCCCATGCACAGTAGCCAAGTCCTTCTGTAGACAGCACTTTTTTATCGCGCTGACGGTGCGTTTGAGCCGATGGAGATCTCGATGTCTGCGATAACAGGCAAATGGTCCGAATAGGCCCTCGCCCCTTCGTCGGTCCAGACTTTCCCGATCCGGCTGTCGGACGTTGCATAGATCCGGTCGAGCCGTAGAAGGGGCAAATGCGACGGGAAAGTTCGCAGCCGCGTCCGGTTTGGGCAGGTCTGCGCGAGCACGCGCCGCACCGATTTGATCCAGAACCAATCGTTGAAATCCCCGAGGACGACGGTCCTTCCAGGCTTCACCAGGCTCACCAGCGCCTGAGCCTGCGCATGGCGCTCGTAGATACTCAGGCCGAGATGCGTGGCCACCACGCGGACATCGCCAACCGGCGTCAGCAGTCCCGCTGCAATCGCCCTGCGCGGCTCGCGCTCACGATACGACACGTCGACGATCTCGGGCGGGCCGGAGAATGGAAACCGGCTCAGGAGCGTTTGGCCGTATTCGCCATCCGCCGTGACGATCGACTTGGCGTGAACACCGTGATCGCCGACGACACTCGCCAGCTTCGCAAACGGATCGTCTGATCGCGATCGCGAATCCACCTCCTGAAGCGCGACGACATCGGGAGCCCATTTGCGAATGATGGAACAGATTCCCTCGAGATCGAACTTCGGATTGAGATTGAAGGTGCCGTGCACATTCCACGTCATGAAGCGCATCGGCGCCATCAACGCCTCCCGGCGAGCCACGTCGCGACGAATTGCGCGCCTGCGCAGATCGCGAGCCAGCCCAGGAACGCCAGTGCGAGCAGCAATATGTTGACCCAGGACGCATTCCTGGCGAGATCAGCGATCTGAGCACCCAAAACTGCCATCGCGAGAATGCCGGGCGTCATGCCGAGCAGCGTTCCGATCAGGAAGTCACGCAGAGGCAGCGTGCTCGCGCCAGCCACGACATTCACCACCGAGAACGGTGCGACCGGAATCATCCGGATGACGACGACAGCCAGAATGCCCTTGCCGACGACACGTTCCTGGATGCGCGCGGTACGTCGCCCCAGCAAACGCTGCAGGCGTTCGCGCCCGAGTGCCCGTCCGATCGCAAACAGGACAAAGGCGCTGAGCGAGACGCCGGTCATGGCAGTGACGAAGCCCAGCCACGGCCCCAGTGCGGCAGCAGTTGCCGCAATGAGCACGAGAACCGGAAACACGACCAACCCTCCGACCACGAAAGCTGCAATCGCGAACGGCGGCCCCCAGACGGACTGCGAATAGGCAGACAGAAGCGTCGACATCCGGCCCGCGTCGGCGAAATCGCTCAAGGACGTGTACGACCAGGCCATCGCCAGTCCAAGAAGCGCCACGGCTATCGAGACCATCCCGATGATCGTCTTCGTGCTCCACATGCGCGATGCCGCGCGCTCCAGATGTAGAGGCCGCTCGGGGTCCGCCACGGGCTGAACCATCGTGGCCAGAGCGCTGGTCAGCACCGAGGATTCCACGTCCCGCAACGCCTTCGTCCCACCGGCTCCCGAAACCTCGTCCAGCAGGGCAAAAAGACGATCGTCGTTTTCCGCGACGGCCTGTTCATCGAGACCGCAGAAATGGGCGATCAGGCGACGGCGGACCGAGGCGATGAAGTCCCGGTGCTCGCTTGAGGCGGCTTCAAAGATCAGGTCACATTCGCTGTCGGCGCCCATCGACCGATTGTTCAAATTGGCCGAACCGATCCTCAAGATCCGATCGTCGACGATCATGAGCTTGCTGTGCACCATCACGGCCGATTCCGTATCCCCGTTCCCCGACACCGGGTAGACGAAGCGGATGCGATCGGCGACGCCGGCCGAACTGAAGCAGTCGATGAAGGCGCCCCGGCCGTTCTGCATGGCCTGGGATTCCAGCCACGAGGAATGCAGTTTTGGCGTGACGACCAGAGCCCGAAGCGAAGGCACGCGCAGCATCTGCTCCGTCAATTCGCGCGCGATCCTGGTGGCGCTGGTGAACTGGTTCTCGATGTACACGAAGCTCGTCGCGGACCGGATCGCTGCGATCAACGAGCGTTCCACCTCCCTGATTGTCGAACCTGCCGGACAAACCACCTCGGTCCTGGCGATACCCACCGGCATATGCCGGGCCTCGACCGGCACATTCGCCGGCCAGCGCAAGCTTTTCAGCGGGCGCCGATCATCAATCTGTTGGACCGCCGCGCGCCAGCGTTGCTCCACGAGGTCGAACAGCCACGCCGCCGCATCCCTGTCGACCACGCATTGAACATCATGAAACGGCAAATATGGCTTGCCCTGGGGATCGCAGCGCAAGGCGTGATCGGCGCCATGATCACTTGTGTCCCAGCGCCTGATCGTCAGATCGAGCCCGCCGACGAACGCCAGTGAACCATCGACACAGACGATCTTCTGGTGTTGGGCCGACCCAAATGGAAGTGTGGAATCCAGGTGAAACCGGACGCGGCTGTCGGTGTCGGCGCTGAATTTGGCCGCGGAATTCCATTCCCTCTCGGAAGCGTAGAACGAGACGAAGTCCCAGACGAGAATGTTGATCCGCAAGGTGGGACACCGTTGGACCAGCGCGCGCAGCAATGGGCCGAGCTGTTCCGGCAAACCATCATCCGCTCGCCCGGACTCTCCGACCAGCCTGGTTTCGCTATGGATATCCCACCCGACGATATAGACGAGATCCTGCGCCTGCAGCAGTGCCTCCCGCAGCGCCGCGAAATAAGCGGCAGCATCGTTCAGAACCGCCACACGCCGCGCCTCGCACCGCCGCCAGACGGTGTCGCCGGGGATCAGGGTCGATGAGCTCTGAAGCAGGTCAACCTCGCCATTCGCATTCGCGTCTAAACGCACCGAACGCGCGAGGGGTTCCTTATCGTCATGGCCACGGCGTGCGGCCTGCCCGCATGCTGAGCCACGGCGCCGACCCGCACGATTGCCGCTACTTGGTTCGGACCGCCTTTGCACCTGCGCCCTTCAAGGCGTCCGCGATCTTCTCGGGCGCATCGCCGTGAAAATCCACGGAAACCTCGATCCGGCCTTCCAGTTTCTGATGCCCCTCCGGCGCGGGCGCGGCCTTGGCGTCAGGACCGGCCGGGCGTGTCCCCGACGTGTTCGCGTCGCCGACCGGCTGTACGAAGACGTCCGTTCGCGGCACGCCGCATTCCTGCACGACATGCTCAACCGCAAGCTCGGCGCCGCGGCGCGTGTCGAATTCTCCGATGATCGTACTTTCCAAGGGCGCCCTCCGTGGCTGGACCAGCGTGCGAACAACTGGTCAGCGAGGGCCAGGTTCCTGAACGCGCGGGCGTTTAGAACCGAA
This genomic window contains:
- a CDS encoding alpha/beta hydrolase, with amino-acid sequence MSSTRVIKANGIDLFIREAGQGPLVVLCHGWPELSYSWRHQIPALAQAGFRVVAPDMRGYGQSSAPPEATAYSIFDTVGDVVGLVQALGETKAMVVGHDWGAPVAWHAALFRPDIFTAVAGLSVPPPFRGRGKPLDLLRQGGISNFYWQYFQAPGVAEAEFEHDVARTMRIVLGGRGLADPSAAMFVQEGKGFLGHGNPEEPLPAWLSETDLAYFTEAFRKSGFRGGLNWYRNLDRNWELTAPWQDAQIHQPSLFIAGSKDAVITGLIGAKRVNELKRVLPNLERKLIIEGAGHWVQQERPDEVNAALVRFLKESAAQ
- a CDS encoding septal ring lytic transglycosylase RlpA family protein, with amino-acid sequence MGIRQSDSVLRVARAAAAAATCLALANCASSNKFASRVDPKYGVSSSPRVVALGDPVPKGGGAYRVGKPYVVGGRTYVPEEDVNYRAEGMASWYGDDFHGRLTANGEVFDMGSLTAAHPTLPMPSYARVTNVSNGKSLIVRVNDRGPYHGNRLIDVSNKAAELLEFKGNGIAKVRVEYVGRAPLEGSDDRQLMATLRTGTPAPSPSMVRVASARPFVPELPSSNRGAMRGDVPTPEGRPYNLGNTSPDMASLSATSEMSASSRNRGRALQNARAVSYDGDGRYATESAPSGAYASDGAAEARGILSGRGLY
- a CDS encoding DUF1476 domain-containing protein, with the translated sequence MTTFDKREQGFEAKFVHDEELMFKATARSNKLLGLWAATQLGLSGDVAAGYATALVTDHLERQTMDEILDKVSGDLAAKGVARDQVAAKLQECMHQALQQLEADK
- a CDS encoding endonuclease/exonuclease/phosphatase family protein gives rise to the protein MAPMRFMTWNVHGTFNLNPKFDLEGICSIIRKWAPDVVALQEVDSRSRSDDPFAKLASVVGDHGVHAKSIVTADGEYGQTLLSRFPFSGPPEIVDVSYREREPRRAIAAGLLTPVGDVRVVATHLGLSIYERHAQAQALVSLVKPGRTVVLGDFNDWFWIKSVRRVLAQTCPNRTRLRTFPSHLPLLRLDRIYATSDSRIGKVWTDEGARAYSDHLPVIADIEISIGSNAPSAR
- a CDS encoding VTT domain-containing protein → MQRRSEPSSGNRAGRRRGSACGQAARRGHDDKEPLARSVRLDANANGEVDLLQSSSTLIPGDTVWRRCEARRVAVLNDAAAYFAALREALLQAQDLVYIVGWDIHSETRLVGESGRADDGLPEQLGPLLRALVQRCPTLRINILVWDFVSFYASEREWNSAAKFSADTDSRVRFHLDSTLPFGSAQHQKIVCVDGSLAFVGGLDLTIRRWDTSDHGADHALRCDPQGKPYLPFHDVQCVVDRDAAAWLFDLVEQRWRAAVQQIDDRRPLKSLRWPANVPVEARHMPVGIARTEVVCPAGSTIREVERSLIAAIRSATSFVYIENQFTSATRIARELTEQMLRVPSLRALVVTPKLHSSWLESQAMQNGRGAFIDCFSSAGVADRIRFVYPVSGNGDTESAVMVHSKLMIVDDRILRIGSANLNNRSMGADSECDLIFEAASSEHRDFIASVRRRLIAHFCGLDEQAVAENDDRLFALLDEVSGAGGTKALRDVESSVLTSALATMVQPVADPERPLHLERAASRMWSTKTIIGMVSIAVALLGLAMAWSYTSLSDFADAGRMSTLLSAYSQSVWGPPFAIAAFVVGGLVVFPVLVLIAATAAALGPWLGFVTAMTGVSLSAFVLFAIGRALGRERLQRLLGRRTARIQERVVGKGILAVVVIRMIPVAPFSVVNVVAGASTLPLRDFLIGTLLGMTPGILAMAVLGAQIADLARNASWVNILLLALAFLGWLAICAGAQFVATWLAGRR